One window of Nostoc sp. C052 genomic DNA carries:
- a CDS encoding urease accessory protein UreD, which translates to MTCNSQIPEGWHGKLNLVYADRQGKTQLIYNHQQAPLKVQRPFYPEGEKVCHSVILHTAGGMVGGDRLSSNIHLQPQTQALITTAAASKIYRSNGLQARQNIQMQVDAGACLEWLPQETILFNDAIYRQDLRVELATGGSWLGWEITRFGRSARGEKFLQGEWRSHTEIWQQGVPLWIDRQYLPGSEDIFHTPHGLAGKPIVGSLVWVGGAVSGEIVEKMRNLWDGQGEAGVSRLQHGLLCRYRGASTSEVRNWFIDVWQLLRVSFLNRGNCIPRVWQL; encoded by the coding sequence ATGACCTGCAATTCACAAATACCAGAAGGTTGGCATGGCAAACTTAATTTAGTCTATGCCGATCGCCAGGGTAAAACCCAATTAATTTACAATCACCAACAAGCGCCACTGAAGGTACAACGCCCATTCTATCCAGAAGGGGAAAAAGTTTGTCATAGCGTAATTTTACACACAGCTGGGGGAATGGTGGGAGGCGATCGCTTATCCTCTAATATCCATCTCCAACCCCAAACCCAAGCTTTAATTACCACGGCGGCTGCAAGCAAAATATACCGCAGCAATGGCTTACAAGCTAGACAAAACATCCAGATGCAGGTTGATGCTGGTGCTTGTTTAGAATGGTTGCCGCAAGAGACAATTTTATTTAACGACGCGATTTATCGGCAAGATTTACGGGTAGAATTAGCAACCGGGGGCAGTTGGTTAGGCTGGGAAATTACCCGATTTGGTCGTAGTGCTAGAGGAGAAAAATTCTTGCAAGGAGAATGGCGATCGCACACGGAAATATGGCAGCAAGGTGTTCCCTTATGGATTGATCGCCAATACTTACCCGGTAGCGAAGACATTTTCCACACTCCTCACGGCTTGGCTGGAAAACCAATCGTAGGTAGTCTAGTTTGGGTTGGTGGCGCAGTTTCAGGAGAAATTGTCGAAAAAATGCGAAATTTATGGGATGGGCAGGGGGAAGCGGGTGTTAGCAGGTTACAACATGGATTATTGTGTCGATATCGCGGTGCTTCTACATCTGAGGTGAGAAACTGGTTTATTGATGTTTGGCAATTGCTGCGAGTTTCTTTTTTGAATCGTGGTAATTGTATACCAAGAGTGTGGCAGCTTTGA
- the ureA gene encoding urease subunit gamma has translation MQLTPQEKDKLLIFTAALLAERRKVRGLKLNYPEAVAYISAAILEGARDGQTVAELMSYGTTLLTRDDVMEGIPEMVHEVQVEATFPDGTKLVTVHNPIR, from the coding sequence ATGCAACTTACGCCGCAGGAAAAAGATAAGCTATTAATTTTTACTGCTGCTTTATTAGCAGAAAGACGTAAAGTAAGGGGTTTAAAACTGAATTATCCTGAAGCAGTTGCTTATATTTCTGCTGCCATTTTAGAAGGGGCAAGAGATGGGCAAACTGTAGCTGAATTAATGAGTTATGGTACAACTCTATTGACACGGGATGATGTGATGGAAGGGATACCAGAAATGGTGCATGAAGTGCAGGTAGAAGCAACTTTTCCTGATGGCACAAAGTTAGTGACAGTACATAATCCAATTCGTTAA
- a CDS encoding urease subunit beta, with amino-acid sequence MIPGEIITPAGEIELNVGRPTIKLQVSNTGDRPIQVGSHYHFYEVNNALNFDREQARGMRLDIPAGTAVRFEPGDEKEITLVSLVGTRQVYGFNAKINGNL; translated from the coding sequence ATGATTCCTGGAGAAATTATCACACCAGCAGGTGAAATTGAACTAAATGTTGGTCGTCCAACTATAAAATTACAAGTGTCAAATACAGGCGATCGCCCTATACAAGTCGGTTCCCACTATCACTTTTATGAAGTTAACAACGCCTTAAACTTTGACAGAGAACAAGCGCGAGGAATGCGTCTCGATATCCCCGCTGGAACCGCAGTCCGCTTTGAACCAGGCGATGAAAAAGAAATAACTCTGGTCTCCCTCGTTGGTACTCGCCAAGTCTACGGCTTCAACGCCAAAATTAACGGAAACCTCTAA
- the ureC gene encoding urease subunit alpha translates to MPYRMDRRAYAETYGPTVGDRIRLADTELFIEVEQDFTTYGDEVKFGGGKVIRDGMGQSPISNADGAVDLVITNALILDWWGIVKADIGIKDGKIFKIGKAGNPYIQNNVDIIIGPGTEALAGEGMILTAGGIDAHIHFICPQQIEVAIASGITTMIGGGTGPATGTNATTCTPGPWNIYRMLQAADAFPVNLGFLGKGNASQPQGLVEQVAAGAMGLKLHEDWGTTPAAIDTCLSVADEYDVQVAIHTDTLNEAGFVEDTIAAFKNRTIHTYHTEGAGGGHAPDIIKVCGQANVLPSSTNPTRPYTLNTLDEHLDMLMVCHHLDPAIAEDVAFAESRIRRETIAAEDILHDLGAFSMISSDSQAMGRVGEVIIRTWQTSHKMKVQRGSLNPEGTEQKADNFRAKRYVAKYTINPAIAHGIAQYVGSVEEGKLADLCLWRPAFFGVKPEIVIKGGMIAWAQMGDANASIPTPQPVYMRPMFGSFAGARHATSLTFVSQAALEKEIPSQLGLQKAAVAVSGTRQLSKRDMKLNDALPHIEVDPETYQVRADGELLICEPATVLPMAQRYFLF, encoded by the coding sequence ATGCCTTACAGAATGGATCGCCGTGCCTACGCCGAAACTTATGGCCCCACAGTAGGCGATCGCATCCGACTTGCAGACACAGAATTATTTATTGAAGTTGAACAAGATTTCACCACCTACGGCGATGAAGTGAAATTTGGCGGCGGTAAAGTCATCCGCGATGGGATGGGACAATCCCCTATTTCTAACGCCGATGGTGCTGTAGATTTAGTAATTACTAATGCCTTAATTCTCGATTGGTGGGGTATTGTCAAAGCAGATATCGGCATTAAAGATGGCAAGATTTTCAAAATTGGTAAAGCCGGAAATCCTTATATTCAAAATAATGTAGATATTATTATCGGCCCTGGAACCGAAGCCTTAGCCGGTGAAGGAATGATTCTCACTGCTGGCGGTATTGATGCCCATATTCATTTTATTTGTCCCCAACAGATTGAAGTTGCGATCGCTTCCGGGATTACCACCATGATCGGCGGCGGTACTGGCCCTGCCACAGGTACAAATGCCACTACCTGCACCCCCGGTCCTTGGAATATTTACCGAATGTTGCAAGCTGCTGATGCTTTTCCTGTCAACTTAGGCTTTTTGGGCAAAGGTAACGCCAGTCAACCTCAAGGACTTGTAGAACAAGTAGCCGCCGGTGCAATGGGGTTAAAACTACATGAAGACTGGGGAACTACACCCGCAGCAATTGATACTTGCCTCAGCGTTGCTGACGAATATGATGTGCAAGTAGCGATTCATACTGATACCCTGAACGAAGCCGGATTTGTCGAAGATACGATCGCCGCTTTCAAGAATCGTACCATCCACACCTACCACACCGAAGGCGCAGGTGGCGGACATGCACCAGATATCATCAAAGTCTGTGGACAAGCCAACGTTCTGCCATCTTCTACCAATCCCACACGTCCCTACACCCTCAACACCTTAGATGAACACCTGGATATGTTGATGGTATGCCATCACCTTGACCCAGCGATCGCTGAAGATGTCGCTTTTGCCGAATCTCGCATCCGTCGGGAAACCATTGCTGCGGAGGACATTTTGCACGACTTAGGCGCATTTAGCATGATTTCTTCCGACTCCCAGGCAATGGGAAGGGTAGGCGAAGTGATAATTCGCACCTGGCAGACATCTCACAAAATGAAGGTGCAACGGGGAAGTCTTAACCCAGAAGGAACAGAGCAAAAAGCAGATAATTTTCGGGCAAAAAGGTATGTTGCTAAGTATACGATTAACCCTGCGATCGCTCACGGAATTGCTCAATATGTGGGTTCAGTAGAAGAGGGAAAATTAGCAGATTTATGTTTGTGGCGTCCTGCATTTTTTGGCGTGAAACCAGAGATAGTGATTAAAGGCGGAATGATTGCATGGGCGCAAATGGGCGATGCTAACGCCAGTATTCCTACACCGCAACCAGTGTATATGCGGCCGATGTTTGGTAGTTTTGCTGGGGCGCGTCATGCCACATCATTAACTTTTGTTTCTCAAGCAGCTTTAGAGAAAGAAATTCCCAGCCAGCTAGGTTTACAAAAAGCAGCAGTTGCCGTTTCTGGGACACGCCAATTGAGTAAGCGGGATATGAAGCTAAATGATGCACTACCCCACATTGAAGTAGATCCAGAAACATACCAAGTTAGGGCAGATGGTGAGTTGCTGATTTGTGAACCTGCGACAGTTTTACCAATGGCACAGAGGTACTTTTTGTTTTAA
- a CDS encoding transposase, with translation MTEQLTDYDSPWKEVIELYFPRFLEFFFTQAYAEIDWTRPYEFLDTELQQLEPDAEIGRRLVDKVAKVWLLDGEEAWVLVHVEVQGQYDSQFAERMYTYNYRLFDRHKKRVISLAVLADEQANWRSSSYSYQLGGCRVSLEFPVAKLLDYEQRWETLEQTTNPFGVIVMAHLKTKATQRNPENRLQWKLSLVRRLYERGYSREDIRELFGFIDWIMVLPKELALSFKTEVRSYEEADRMRYVTSIERLAKEEGIVETARESIITVLETRFGEVPSSIVEVINRIEEPSVLKMLHKSAIAIPSTAEFQQVLDNLNSGE, from the coding sequence ATGACCGAGCAACTTACTGATTACGATAGTCCTTGGAAAGAAGTTATTGAGCTATATTTTCCCCGCTTTTTGGAATTCTTTTTCACCCAAGCTTATGCCGAAATCGACTGGACGCGACCTTATGAATTTCTGGACACAGAACTGCAACAACTAGAACCGGATGCAGAAATTGGGCGGCGTTTGGTCGATAAAGTTGCAAAAGTTTGGCTACTGGATGGAGAAGAAGCTTGGGTATTGGTTCATGTGGAAGTCCAAGGGCAATATGACAGCCAATTTGCCGAACGGATGTACACATATAATTACCGCTTATTTGACCGTCATAAAAAGCGAGTCATCAGTTTAGCAGTGTTAGCAGATGAACAAGCGAATTGGCGATCTTCCAGCTACAGCTATCAACTGGGCGGATGTCGCGTCAGCTTAGAGTTTCCTGTGGCGAAACTGTTGGACTATGAGCAAAGGTGGGAAACCTTAGAGCAAACAACCAACCCCTTTGGTGTAATTGTGATGGCGCATCTCAAGACCAAAGCAACGCAACGAAACCCAGAAAATCGGCTACAGTGGAAACTAAGCCTAGTCAGACGGCTGTATGAACGGGGATATAGCCGAGAAGATATTCGGGAACTATTTGGGTTTATCGACTGGATAATGGTTTTGCCAAAAGAGTTGGCACTTAGTTTTAAAACAGAAGTAAGAAGTTACGAGGAGGCAGATAGAATGCGGTACGTAACTAGTATTGAAAGGCTAGCAAAAGAAGAAGGAATTGTCGAAACTGCGAGAGAAAGCATCATTACAGTCCTAGAAACTCGATTTGGAGAAGTGCCAAGCTCCATTGTCGAAGTTATCAATAGGATAGAAGAACCATCTGTGCTAAAAATGCTTCACAAAAGTGCGATCGCAATTCCTTCCACAGCAGAATTCCAGCAAGTTTTAGATAATCTCAACTCTGGGGAATGA
- a CDS encoding NACHT domain-containing NTPase, protein MSLPKDFFTQLEQYSELSNREKAVFVEIFGNSKSRVEVTQAFHISESNLSSCLTGIYKKFSISGSGPVKETRLREYLQKRYSQQKPSGRSTADVAEDDIDALVQEIREQVKPSIKEKCGTMRVLDMDQPIELTGERGIYTNVNILEKTTKRRRVKIEQLSPKLDREDFAHFGFHEASEKRVPGLQAVQHHKKLMVLGKPGAGKTTFLKYLAMHCIEGQFLTNRVPVFIILKDFAQDPKQLDILQYITQQLFICGIHNSSVKTEQLLRQGKFLVLLDGLDEVREEDTKRILWQTRKISEQFHTNQFVITCRIAAKEYTFEQFTEVEVADFDEEQIAIFAHNWFRLNCQVKAKRFIEKLQANKRIFDLATNPLLLTLLCLVFEENEDFPANRSELYKEGLDILLKKWDAKRNIERNQVYQNLSLDYKEDLLSEIAFTTFEQKDYFFKQKTVEAYIAEFISNLQVANLEPEVFKLDSEAVLKSIEAQHGLLVERAKGIYSFSHLTFQEYFCARKIVSTLAYEKLVQHITEKRWQEVFLLTAGVMEKADSLALLMKREVDKLAASDEKLQHLLEWLAHKSSSFESFYKPAAIRALYFEMTLNSEQNKLDNILEGDSGNTLYDLDNALGWDSEDTLDDIEIDWLLNHALTNTLVLSDDLANAFFQGLDATDILDETIDKSSRGQALVARDDAWCNIADIDDFLINAIDLASSFQSELKTALQLLRDKLNEAIPEWENLFEELEGFGKWWEKNSQVWTEQLIALMIEHRNIGHNWQFSDRQAKLLKQYYNSNKLLVNCLDSDCNISEKLRQEIEHNLLLPISKLETENNKDIF, encoded by the coding sequence ATGTCGTTACCAAAAGACTTCTTTACACAACTAGAGCAATACAGCGAATTGTCAAATAGAGAAAAGGCAGTTTTTGTGGAAATCTTTGGTAATAGCAAGAGCCGAGTTGAAGTTACACAAGCATTTCACATCTCTGAGAGCAATCTAAGTAGTTGCCTGACAGGTATTTACAAGAAGTTCAGTATCAGTGGCAGCGGGCCTGTGAAAGAAACCCGTTTGCGGGAGTATCTGCAAAAGCGATATTCCCAGCAGAAACCTTCTGGTAGATCAACTGCTGACGTTGCAGAGGATGATATTGATGCTTTAGTTCAAGAAATCCGCGAACAGGTTAAACCCAGCATCAAAGAAAAGTGTGGAACGATGCGCGTACTGGATATGGATCAACCTATCGAGCTAACTGGAGAGCGAGGTATCTATACTAACGTCAACATTCTGGAGAAAACCACAAAACGCAGGCGAGTGAAAATTGAGCAACTGTCGCCAAAGTTGGATCGGGAGGACTTTGCTCATTTTGGATTTCACGAAGCCAGTGAGAAGCGAGTACCAGGGCTTCAAGCAGTGCAGCATCACAAAAAACTAATGGTTTTAGGTAAACCGGGCGCGGGAAAGACTACATTTTTGAAGTATTTAGCAATGCACTGCATCGAAGGGCAATTTTTGACAAACCGAGTTCCCGTATTTATCATCCTCAAGGACTTCGCACAAGACCCTAAACAGCTAGATATTCTCCAGTACATTACTCAACAATTATTTATCTGTGGTATCCACAATAGCAGTGTGAAAACAGAGCAACTGTTGAGACAGGGTAAATTTTTGGTTTTACTGGATGGTCTGGATGAAGTTAGAGAAGAGGATACAAAGCGTATTTTATGGCAAACTCGGAAGATTTCCGAACAGTTCCACACCAATCAATTTGTTATAACCTGTCGGATAGCTGCCAAAGAATACACCTTTGAACAGTTTACTGAAGTGGAAGTGGCAGATTTTGACGAAGAACAGATTGCTATTTTTGCTCACAACTGGTTCCGCTTAAACTGCCAAGTGAAAGCTAAAAGATTTATTGAAAAACTACAAGCCAACAAACGGATTTTTGATCTGGCAACTAATCCACTATTGCTGACCTTGCTGTGTTTGGTATTTGAGGAAAACGAAGATTTTCCAGCAAACCGTTCAGAACTTTATAAAGAAGGGTTGGATATATTGCTTAAGAAATGGGATGCTAAACGTAATATTGAGCGTAATCAAGTTTATCAAAATTTATCGTTGGACTATAAAGAAGATTTACTCAGCGAGATTGCTTTTACTACCTTTGAGCAGAAAGACTATTTCTTTAAACAAAAAACTGTAGAGGCATATATTGCCGAGTTTATCAGTAATTTACAAGTTGCTAATTTAGAACCAGAAGTTTTTAAACTTGATAGCGAAGCTGTTTTGAAATCTATTGAAGCCCAGCATGGTTTACTGGTAGAAAGAGCAAAAGGAATTTATTCTTTTTCACATCTGACTTTTCAAGAGTATTTCTGTGCTAGAAAAATCGTATCTACTTTAGCGTATGAAAAGTTAGTACAACATATCACTGAAAAACGGTGGCAGGAGGTGTTTTTACTAACTGCTGGAGTTATGGAAAAAGCAGATAGTTTAGCATTGTTAATGAAGCGAGAAGTTGATAAATTAGCCGCTTCCGATGAAAAATTACAGCATCTTTTAGAATGGCTTGCTCATAAATCTAGTTCATTTGAATCTTTTTACAAGCCAGCAGCTATAAGAGCATTATATTTTGAAATGACCTTAAATAGTGAACAAAATAAATTAGATAATATTCTTGAAGGGGATTCAGGAAATACTTTATATGATTTAGATAATGCTCTTGGATGGGATTCAGAAGATACTTTAGATGATATAGAGATAGATTGGTTACTCAATCATGCTCTCACAAATACTCTTGTTCTTAGTGATGACTTAGCTAACGCTTTTTTTCAAGGTCTTGATGCTACTGATATTCTTGATGAAACTATTGATAAATCATCTCGTGGACAAGCGTTAGTTGCTCGGGATGATGCTTGGTGTAATATAGCTGATATTGATGATTTTCTTATAAATGCTATAGATTTAGCTTCTTCTTTTCAATCAGAATTGAAGACGGCATTGCAGTTATTAAGAGATAAACTTAATGAGGCAATACCAGAATGGGAAAACCTATTTGAAGAACTAGAAGGATTTGGAAAATGGTGGGAGAAAAATAGTCAAGTCTGGACTGAGCAGTTAATAGCTTTAATGATTGAACATCGTAATATTGGTCATAACTGGCAGTTCAGTGATAGACAAGCTAAACTACTAAAGCAGTATTATAATAGTAACAAACTCCTGGTAAACTGCTTAGACAGCGATTGTAATATTAGTGAGAAACTTAGACAAGAAATTGAGCATAACTTGCTATTACCAATAAGTAAATTAGAAACGGAAAATAACAAAGATATTTTCTAA
- a CDS encoding hybrid sensor histidine kinase/response regulator, whose protein sequence is MTSQSFRSDKILVVDDSPDNVFLIKTILEEEGYTVSTAENGISALAELKASACDLVLLDLMMPDMDGYEVTKHIRGEMKLPQYIPILLITAHDAPNVAHGLDLGADDFIRKPVTVDELLARVRSLLRLKHSMDERDEIARQREDFVSRLTHDLRTPLVAADRMLMLFQQGALGTLSTQMQEVIAIMARSNINLLSMVNTLLEVYRFEAGRKSLAFQTVNLSQLLEEVTGELSPLAQDKALSLSVDFTEESNTVMGDRLELHRLFTNLIGNAIKFTDSGSVTIRFTSQRQSDNSSQSQLSGKSNSVDYIRIEIADTGPGIPPEELATIFERFRQGNHKSSGSGLGLYLARRIVEAHQGIILLNSELGKGSVFIVLLPTKI, encoded by the coding sequence ATGACTTCACAATCTTTTCGTTCTGACAAAATTTTAGTTGTTGATGACTCTCCTGATAACGTGTTTTTGATCAAAACTATTTTGGAGGAAGAAGGTTACACAGTTAGCACCGCAGAAAATGGGATTTCGGCCTTGGCAGAATTGAAAGCTTCTGCTTGCGACTTGGTTCTGCTGGATCTGATGATGCCAGATATGGATGGGTACGAAGTCACCAAGCACATTCGTGGAGAGATGAAGTTGCCACAATATATCCCCATACTGCTAATAACTGCCCACGATGCGCCTAATGTCGCCCACGGATTAGACTTGGGTGCTGATGATTTTATCCGCAAACCTGTAACAGTAGATGAATTGCTGGCACGAGTGCGATCGCTCCTGCGCTTGAAGCATAGTATGGATGAACGTGATGAAATTGCCCGCCAGCGAGAAGATTTTGTCTCCCGCCTCACCCACGACTTACGCACTCCCTTGGTAGCCGCCGATCGCATGTTGATGCTATTTCAGCAAGGCGCTTTGGGAACATTATCAACGCAAATGCAGGAAGTAATCGCCATCATGGCCCGTAGCAATATCAACCTGCTTTCTATGGTCAATACTTTATTGGAAGTTTATCGTTTTGAAGCGGGTCGCAAAAGTTTAGCATTTCAAACAGTTAATCTGAGCCAATTGCTAGAAGAGGTAACTGGAGAATTATCACCCTTAGCTCAAGACAAAGCACTGTCGCTGAGTGTGGATTTTACCGAAGAATCAAACACAGTCATGGGCGATCGCTTAGAGTTACATCGTCTATTTACAAATCTTATCGGTAATGCGATCAAATTTACCGACTCTGGTTCTGTGACTATTCGTTTTACTTCTCAACGCCAGTCCGACAACAGTAGTCAATCTCAGTTATCTGGAAAGTCCAATTCTGTTGACTATATTAGAATTGAAATAGCGGATACAGGCCCAGGTATTCCTCCTGAAGAACTAGCCACGATCTTTGAACGATTTCGCCAAGGCAACCATAAGAGTTCTGGTAGTGGCTTAGGACTGTACCTTGCTCGTCGAATCGTTGAGGCACATCAAGGCATTATTCTGCTTAATTCTGAGTTGGGCAAAGGTAGTGTATTTATTGTGCTTCTACCCACCAAAATCTGA
- a CDS encoding aldehyde dehydrogenase → MITTELSNVGNILHNQREFFQTGKTKDVNFRIEQLQNLKQAIIKYEKSIVEALQADLHKPEVETYITEISVVKEIDYTIKHLQNWSKPKKAAVSWDFFSYSAKIYPEPLGVVLIIGPWNYPFQLIISPLIGAIAAGNCAIIKPSEIASHTSHIIAEIIAKHFDPAYIAVVEGGVEASQKLLAEKFDHIFFTGGTAVGKIIMSAAAKYLTPVTLELGGKSPCIVDTDINLEHTVRRITWGKFINAGQTCVAPDYLLVNKKIKKDLIDGLEKNLKEFYGDNPINSPDYARIISEKHFDRLVSFLKDGKVIIGGKTQPSERYIAPTVIDNVSLEDSVMQEEIFGPILPIIEYTDIAEAIALINSRPKPLALYLFSQDKNLQKRVLQQTSSGGVCINDTVMQVGVSSLPFGGVGDSGIGNYHGKASFDTFSHKKSVLQNSFWLDLKWRYAPYQGKLPFIKKLLG, encoded by the coding sequence ATGATTACTACTGAATTATCTAACGTTGGCAATATTCTCCATAATCAGCGAGAGTTTTTTCAAACCGGAAAAACTAAAGATGTAAATTTTCGCATTGAACAACTTCAAAATCTTAAGCAAGCAATCATTAAGTATGAAAAGTCAATAGTCGAGGCATTACAAGCAGATTTACATAAACCAGAAGTTGAGACTTACATTACAGAAATCAGCGTAGTTAAAGAAATTGATTACACTATAAAACATCTTCAAAACTGGAGTAAGCCCAAAAAAGCAGCGGTTTCTTGGGACTTTTTTTCATACTCAGCAAAAATTTATCCAGAACCGTTAGGGGTTGTCTTAATTATTGGGCCTTGGAACTATCCATTTCAGTTAATTATCTCACCGTTAATAGGTGCGATCGCAGCCGGTAACTGTGCAATTATCAAACCTTCAGAAATTGCTTCTCATACTTCCCATATCATTGCTGAAATTATTGCCAAACATTTTGATCCTGCTTATATTGCAGTGGTTGAGGGAGGTGTGGAAGCAAGTCAAAAACTACTTGCAGAAAAGTTTGACCATATCTTTTTTACTGGTGGTACAGCCGTCGGCAAAATCATTATGTCAGCAGCGGCCAAATATCTCACCCCAGTGACTTTAGAATTAGGTGGCAAAAGTCCTTGTATCGTAGATACTGACATTAATCTGGAACACACTGTTAGACGAATCACTTGGGGCAAATTTATTAATGCTGGACAAACTTGTGTCGCCCCTGACTATCTTTTAGTCAATAAAAAAATCAAAAAAGATTTAATAGATGGTCTGGAAAAAAACTTAAAGGAATTTTATGGCGATAATCCGATAAACAGCCCCGATTATGCCAGGATTATTAGTGAAAAACACTTTGATCGATTGGTTAGCTTTCTCAAAGATGGAAAAGTTATCATCGGTGGAAAAACTCAACCTTCAGAGCGTTATATCGCCCCAACAGTGATTGATAATGTCTCCTTAGAAGATTCGGTAATGCAGGAAGAAATTTTTGGGCCGATTCTACCCATCATTGAATATACTGACATTGCAGAAGCGATCGCCTTGATTAACTCTAGACCCAAACCATTGGCGTTATACTTATTTTCTCAAGACAAAAACCTGCAAAAGCGAGTTTTACAGCAAACTTCCTCTGGTGGAGTCTGTATTAACGACACAGTTATGCAGGTTGGTGTCTCATCTTTACCATTTGGTGGAGTAGGAGATAGCGGTATTGGTAACTATCATGGTAAAGCTAGTTTTGACACATTTTCCCATAAAAAAAGTGTGTTGCAAAACTCTTTCTGGCTTGATTTAAAATGGCGTTACGCTCCATATCAGGGCAAATTGCCCTTCATAAAGAAACTTCTAGGTTAG
- a CDS encoding sulfite oxidase-like oxidoreductase, which yields MLGKFFQKPAKEEGDRVPPGQHLAKGFPVLTYGETPQVSTEEWEFRVWGLAKSATFSWSDFMALPQHEFTADFHCVTRWSKLDVKWTGIKVIDFMGLIEVDPKAAHIMEHCYGGYTTNISVEDFIREENFFAFKVFGEDLPSEHGGPMRLVVPHLYAWKSAKWINGLEFLPGEELGFWERNGYHRRGEPWAEERYSNAFGI from the coding sequence ATGCTAGGAAAATTTTTTCAGAAACCAGCGAAAGAAGAGGGCGATCGCGTCCCTCCTGGTCAACACTTAGCTAAAGGTTTCCCTGTATTAACTTACGGTGAAACTCCCCAAGTCAGCACTGAAGAATGGGAGTTTCGAGTTTGGGGTTTAGCAAAATCTGCTACCTTTAGTTGGTCAGACTTTATGGCGCTACCTCAACACGAATTCACAGCTGATTTCCACTGTGTAACGCGTTGGTCTAAACTCGATGTCAAATGGACTGGCATTAAAGTTATAGATTTTATGGGACTGATTGAAGTAGATCCCAAGGCAGCCCACATTATGGAACACTGTTATGGCGGCTATACTACCAATATTTCTGTAGAAGATTTTATCCGCGAAGAAAACTTCTTTGCCTTTAAAGTTTTTGGTGAAGACCTTCCATCTGAACATGGTGGCCCGATGCGGCTAGTTGTTCCCCATTTATATGCTTGGAAAAGTGCCAAGTGGATCAATGGCTTGGAATTTTTGCCCGGCGAAGAACTTGGTTTTTGGGAGCGCAATGGCTACCATCGCCGTGGTGAACCCTGGGCTGAGGAGCGTTACAGCAACGCTTTTGGGATTTGA
- the rpmF gene encoding 50S ribosomal protein L32, translating to MAVPKKKTSKSKRDKRRATWRHKAVVEAQKALSLGKSILTGRSTFVYPTAEEEEEES from the coding sequence ATGGCTGTTCCTAAGAAGAAAACTTCAAAATCAAAACGAGATAAACGTCGAGCTACCTGGAGACACAAAGCTGTCGTCGAAGCTCAGAAAGCCCTTTCTCTAGGCAAATCAATTTTGACTGGACGTTCTACATTTGTTTATCCAACTGCTGAAGAAGAGGAAGAAGAATCATAA